One region of Candidatus Woesearchaeota archaeon genomic DNA includes:
- a CDS encoding MBOAT family protein has product MVWNFKYAFLIFLYTFINYFLAIKIEKLKEGRSKKFYLYLTILLNFSFLFVFKYFNFISISFSNFLNYFSFSTSPLLLDLILPVGISFYTFQTVGYVIDVYNKKIKAERHFGIFALFVSFFPQLVAGPIERAKNLLPQFRRKKEFDLDSFIFGFKIIIWGFFLKVVIADRLSILVDQIFNNVSAYTGLPLIIATYFFAFQILCDFSGYSLIAIGCAKMLGFDLMENFRRPYFAKSIGEFWKRWHISLSTWFQDYLYIPLGGNRVKIPRWGFNVLVVFIISGLWHGANWTFIIWGALHGFYYLFSRLTVKFRSNIIILLKLNNFQYLLSFFNIIITFHLVLLGWIFFRANSLSDAIYIINNFFVNFSFNIFQYNIGLSFWEFIIAIALIVFLIIVDFIQEKSLFDNKHFIKFKVLEPYYYISLIYITLLFGIFKSAQFIYFQF; this is encoded by the coding sequence ATGGTTTGGAATTTCAAATATGCTTTTTTAATATTTTTATACACATTTATTAATTACTTCTTAGCTATCAAAATTGAAAAATTAAAAGAAGGTAGATCTAAGAAATTTTATCTTTATCTTACAATTTTATTAAATTTTAGTTTTTTATTTGTTTTTAAATATTTCAATTTTATAAGTATTTCATTTTCAAACTTTTTAAATTATTTTAGTTTCAGTACAAGTCCTTTATTGCTAGATTTAATCTTGCCTGTAGGAATCTCATTTTATACATTCCAGACAGTTGGATATGTTATTGATGTATATAATAAGAAAATAAAGGCTGAAAGACATTTTGGGATATTTGCTTTATTTGTTTCTTTTTTCCCTCAATTAGTTGCAGGTCCAATTGAGAGAGCTAAAAATTTATTACCTCAGTTTAGGAGAAAAAAAGAGTTTGATTTAGATAGTTTTATTTTTGGATTCAAGATAATTATTTGGGGTTTCTTTCTAAAAGTAGTAATCGCAGATAGATTATCTATATTAGTTGATCAAATATTTAATAATGTCTCAGCTTATACTGGCTTACCTTTAATTATTGCAACATATTTCTTTGCATTTCAAATACTCTGCGATTTTTCAGGTTACTCATTAATAGCAATTGGATGTGCAAAAATGCTAGGCTTTGACTTAATGGAGAATTTTAGAAGACCATATTTTGCAAAATCAATTGGTGAGTTTTGGAAGAGGTGGCATATATCATTGTCTACATGGTTTCAAGATTATCTATATATTCCTCTTGGAGGTAATAGAGTTAAGATTCCTAGATGGGGCTTTAATGTTTTAGTTGTCTTTATTATCAGTGGACTCTGGCATGGGGCTAATTGGACATTTATTATCTGGGGTGCATTACATGGCTTTTATTATCTATTTTCTAGGTTAACTGTTAAATTTAGGAGTAATATTATTATTTTATTAAAATTAAATAATTTTCAATATTTACTAAGTTTCTTTAATATTATTATAACATTTCATCTTGTTCTATTGGGGTGGATTTTCTTTAGAGCAAATAGCCTTAGTGATGCTATATATATAATCAATAATTTTTTTGTAAATTTCAGTTTTAATATATTTCAATATAATATTGGTTTAAGTTTTTGGGAATTTATAATTGCTATAGCTTTAATTGTATTCTTAATTATTGTAGATTTTATTCAGGAAAAGTCATTATTTGACAATAAACATTTTATTAAATTTAAAGTTTTAGAACCTTATTATTATATTAGTCTAATTTATATAACTTTATTGTTCGGTATATTTAAGTCCGCTCAATTCATATATTTTCAATTTTAA